Proteins from one Cryptomeria japonica chromosome 4, Sugi_1.0, whole genome shotgun sequence genomic window:
- the LOC131029113 gene encoding LRR receptor-like serine/threonine-protein kinase RGI5 has product MKMKMALSLVCPLLLLFLSALPCYISLLHSPSYYSDQQALLSFKHSLSLDPDNSLSDWSPHHYLCNWTAVACSSRHQRVVSLNLTGMSLAGPISPFLGNLSFLRVLVLRNNSFHGQIPSQLGNLFRLRVLRLSKNKLEGSIPSTLANCYSLQHLNLSYNLLSGIIPSQLGLLSHLETLSLGKNLLSGIIPSQLGRLSHLERLFLEKNQLTGIIPPSLGNLSSLVFLVLDNNRIHGHIPVELGMLTQLRALYLNSNNLKGVIPIALSNCTLLQNLSLSFNQLTGHIPN; this is encoded by the coding sequence atgaagatgaagatggcttTAAGTTTAGTATGTCCCCTCCTACTTTTGTTTCTCTCTGCACTGCCTTGTTATATTTCTTTGCTGCATTCTCCTTCTTATTACTCTGATCAACAAGCTCTTCTCTCTTTTAAGCATTCACTTTCTCTCGACCCTGACAATTCTTTGTCCGATTGGTCTCCCCATCATTACCTCTGCAACTGGACTGCTGTGGCCTGCTCTTCTCGTCACCAACGTGTGGTTTCCTTGAATCTCACAGGTATGTCTTTAGCAGGCCCCATCTCTCCTTTCCTTggcaatctctcttttcttagagtaCTTGTTCTCCGTAATAATAGCTTTCATGGCCAAATTCCTTCTCAATTGGGGAATCTTTTTCGCCTTAGAGTACTTAGATTGTCCAAAAATAAATTGGAAGGCTCCATTCCCTCCACTCTGGCTAACTGTTATTCTTTGCAACATCTCAATCTATCCTATAACCTTTTGAGTGGAATTATACCTTCCCAGCTTGGCCTTCTCTCACATTTAGAGACGCTTAGTTTAGGAAAAAACCTTTTGAGTGGAATTATACCTTCCCAGCTTGGCCGCCTCTCACATTTAGAGAGGCTTTTTTTAGAAAAAAACCAACTAACAGGCATAATCCCGCCTTCTCTAGGAAACCTGTCATCTTTAGTTTTCTTGGTGTTGGATAACAATAGAATTCATGGCCATATTCCTGTTGAACTTGGTATGCTTACTCAACTCAGGGCGCTTTATCTTAACAGTAACAACTTGAAAGGAGTAATTCCCATTGCTCTTTCCAACTGCACTCTTCTCCAAAATCTGTCATTATCTTTTAACCAATTAACTGGACATATTCCTAATTAA